The Juglans regia cultivar Chandler chromosome 1, Walnut 2.0, whole genome shotgun sequence nucleotide sequence aaatccaataaaaacatcttcattCGAATCCCAATTATTACCATTCACAAAATTATGAGATAACTGAGAATTAAAAGATCGTCCACCAACTTGCATTTTCGTTTGGGCATGTTTGGACATTATTAGaattcttatcattttcaaaacttttaggtaattttattctttaacatcacttaaatacaaaacacttttaatttttaattttaactttttcatctaattattacttaattattatccaaacgtaaaaattaatataatttttacatacacaaatcaatacaacttttataacttcataataaattaatattaaaaattatattcaaataattttttaattttattatattatattcaattttttttatcttatttttcaaaattaaataaaaacatcttcattCAGATCCCAATTATTACCGTTCACAAAATTATGAGATAACTCAGTTTTAAAAGAGAGTCCACCAACTTGCATTTTCGTTTGTTTGAGAAGAAGGTAactgagatttaaaaaagagaaaaacatacATTCAAAAATAGTGGAGTTCGTCAGTAGCGTTTGGCACATTTGCCGTCCGAATCCCACCCTCGCGTGTTTGTATTTTCCTTGGCGCAAACAGTAACGCCTGCTCTCTCTACCTGTATCTGTCTCTGCCAGGGACCTTATTGTTACCCAAAATTCTGACTCCTCCACGGTCGTGTTCTGTTCTGTCCTTGTTGTCCATTTCTTCTTCGGTCCTTGTCTCTTGCTCTTTTGAAACCAAATCAGACACAAAAGGGGTGCCACTGAGAATAAGTGCGGGTGATGAAGAGGCATAGGAATGGGGAAATCTGGGACTTCGAGCACGAATTGCCAGCGGTGGCAGCCAATCAGTGCGGGGTAGATGTCGTGCTTGGATTGGACGGCGGCACGACCTCGACCGTGTGCGTATGTATGCCCGTCATTCCCTGTTCACACTCTCATTTTCCTGACCCTCTCCCCGTCCTCGCTCGCGCTGTTGCCGGCTGCTCCAACCACAACAGTGTAGGCGGtaatcttatttttcattttctttaccacgttttttctttatttttttttatctggaATTTGAAGTGAATTAAcgtgtttttcaatttttcttcttcatttatgtTTTGAGGTCTTCTGCTGTTGGGCTTAGTTTGTTAAGAAAAGAATTTAACCCCCCTTCCcccgaaaaaaagaaaagaaaagaaattctgGGACGATATTGTAGTTCTTTTGAACCTAGTGTTAGTATTATGATAGTCATTCCGAAGCTACGGCACCAACCTCGATCCGCAAATGCATTTTAAAGAAACTCTCATCTTCTATAGGCAACGGAGATGCTGCTGGGCTCAAGTTTAATGAGGACGAATTGGGCTTCGTAGCTGCTCCCATTGAGAAGATCCACAGTATCGAAGTATTGTAACTTCTTACAAATTGTTAAAGATaaagaatgaaaggaaatgaagaagGATTGGAGAGAAAAATTATGATTCTCATTTAGTAGTCGAATCTGACACATCCTCAGTACATATATCCTTCGAGCAATACCCTTTCAGCCaatcaaaaaatagaaagaataacCAACCTACACCTATTCTACATTGTTCTAGAATAAAAGCTATCtgtacaaaaagacaaaaaggaaATGATCCTAACAAACTATGCCGAGCTGGAGGGATATTCTTCTGTTTTCTCAGAGTACGTGCAGAGCAGTTTTTCATTGGTGGAGGCTTGATTCCTTCTTTGTTGAGACAAATGGTTttggttgtttttatttttttttatttttttttttggggggggggaaggggggtGGTTAATCCTATATCAATTATGCAGTCAAAGGGCTGATGGGCCACAACTATCACATATATCAATTCCAGAATGTTTGATGGGTGCATGTGCATGTAGATGCAAGGAGAACCTGGAGGTGGAGCAGTTCGTCCTGATGCCTTAGGAGTTGGTGCTTGCATGAATATAAGTGGAGCAAGCAGATGGTGGTGTGGAAATGAGAGGGATGCCGTTAGACATGTTAGAGGGATAGGCGAGTCTGATTAGAGTCTTGAAACTGCTGTCTTTGATACACTGTTCTTAGTAGTGTTACACCCTTTGCCACAAAGGATTTACTTTTCAATTTACTTGACCATTGGATGGCAACCCACCTACCTTCCTAGCTTTAGCTTAtaggattttcttcttctcttttctttctttcattagATGTATCTGAAGTATATATTGTGATCTCTTTTGTTCCTCTCATTAGGTGCATTTGAAGTATAATCCACTCTACCTCGATCTTGTCTTTGTTTCCTTTCATGATGATTAGTAAAAATTATTGTACTTGTAAAAAATCTGCCTTCGTTGTTGTGACTTGCTTCAGGCCCATCATGGAACACATCATTTTACTCCAGAAAGATTCTATCACTGAACACAAGACAGGTTCTTGAAGCCAATTTTTGAAAGTCAATTACTTGGAGTCGTGTTAGTTACCCCATGTTTGTCCAATGTCCCTCTAAATTGGCTGATGGTCTCCTgttgagaattctttggagttCTGTAGTTTCTCAgtgatggaaaaagaaaaatgcaggtaaaaggaaaagaagaagacaaaagagaaaagaaaaggatgtaCCTAACAcccaaaagagaagaaaaagaaaaccttggTGATGCTTTAAAATTGGACATtagacacttttttttttttttagtttaactattatttttagCAAACATTACTGAAATGTGCTTCGCTTTTGTTTTgggtgggaaaaaaatattcagCTGCCTGTATTTAACCTGAACTGATAGATAACTCATTAAAGAGTGGAAAAAGTgagaaggaaagagagagagggagggagaatgAATATATGGCAAGGACATAGCAATGTCACTTGTTTCAAGACAGCACTACTGGGCTACTATCATTGGAGGGCTTCTCTAATCATTACTCTTGTTCAGCAGCATGAAAGTCTATCAGACCTCTTTTAACTCATTATTTTTCTGCTTTCTCTTTTAATGGCATGCCTTAATATGGATGTGTAACTGTGGTAGGCATTAATATATGCACCATTTTATGGATGTTTtagtaaattcatttttattatcgGTTCATGCCGTGCTAATTTTTTCCGTCACCTATGGTGCAAAACCTTGGTTAGGGTATTTTTGCTTTTAAACTTTGTTACCTataaattatgcatgtatgAAGCGTATTTTAATCTATGTTCTCATCCTGCATCCCATTCGTATGAGGAGGAAGTGCCATTTAAATCAGACCCATTGGAACTTTGGGTGTTTAACATTAGCAAATATTTCTTAATCTCTTGTGTAGATTTAAAATTTGTTGGGCCTTTATAGCAAAATTCATAATTATGACTTATTACTCAtcattagttttttgttttttgtttttctggtTTTTGCATCTATCTTGTCTTTTATGGCCTAAATGGCCATATACTGATAATATTCTGAATTTGGACATTTTAAGCACTTGTACCTTAGGTCCTTACGGATTTGTAACTTTCATATACTTTCATGAACATCAGCTCCTTAGGACATTTAgtagattatattatatttttttgtctaagctaatatattattttacttatcaataaAGAAAGCTGCACCATAAAATGGACAATATTTCTGATAAAACATGAAGTGGCAGATAGAGTTATTCTATGGCTAGGATTTTCAGATAATATGTTTTCCTCTCTACAGAAACTGCCGCAAGGGAAACTTTGGAGCAAGTTATGGCAGATGCACTTGCAAAGTCAGGTTTAAATCGGACTGCCGTTCGAGCTGTTTGTCTAGCTGTATCTGGAGTTAACCATCCCACGGATCAGCAAAGAATTATAGATTGGCTTAGGTGTGCTCTATAAAAGCATATATTTATAGTTCATGAAATGCATGgaaatttgtaatattctatttattcatttatttgtttcattttccaTTTGCTGGTTATCCCATTAGCTATTGTTGCTTAATCAGGTTATTAAGCGCGATGTTCCACAACTccgaaatagaaaagaaagtgCCTGCTCATTCTATCCCTTCTATTGCGACTGCTTGAATTTCTTATAGTTTCCTGATAAATTCTAACTCTTATTTCAGCAAAGGAACAGAAAACTTTCCTTTCTATGTTATATctcaaatgttcatgaaattGATGGATGATTCTGTTTTGCATTAATATCTAATAATTGCATAACAACTATACATCAATCGTAAGGCTTTGCATTTAGTGTTTTATATCAAATCTGGGACGTCCTGTACATAGCTTTTCATGGTTTTCTATCTTTGTCCCTAATATCCAATTATCCTAATTTTCTAGTAGCAATCAGTCGCTCCCTCATTTTTGGTCAAGAATGAGGGAGAGTGTGGTGGGGCACTTTGTATGTTGGGTCTTTCAATTTTAGACAATCTAATTGTACTCTTGAAAAACATTTGATGAAAAATGGATGCAATATACACTTGATTTAGAAAGGGGAGAGGACAGtggattgatattttttttttttgattagTAGGATAGTGGATCAATATTGTGGCCTGGAaatcatatttatattatttaatagaagCTGCATAAAAAATGTGTAGGAGATTTGTAAACTTTGTGAATGTTGGCGCAAAATGTTGGTGGTTATGGGGAGCAGAGTGTTGGGGTATGAGCATTTGGGTTTGAAGGCATCCAGTGAGCTGCATTTTCAACATGGTTGCGTCACCACCCGTGCTTGCACTGTATATCATTTATGTGTTATGCTGCTCTATCATTTAtggatttaatatttttcatccagAAATAGCTTCCCCTCCCCCATTACACTTGTTTCTATCGATATCTTCTGTTTTGAGTATGTTCTCTCCCGATGTGAACAGTGATATATTTCCCAGCCGCGTACAACTATATGTTCAGAATGATGCCGTTGCAGCTCTAGCAAGTGGGACTATGGGAAAGCTTCATGGTTGTGTTTTAATTGCTGGTACAGGGACCATTGCTTATGGATTCACAGAAGATGGTCGTGAAGCTCGGGCTGCTGGTGCAGGTCCCATCTTAGGTGATTGGGGAAGGTATATAGGTTTATGTGGCCGATGTTCTTCTTCCACACCAGTTGTCAAACTCTCTCAAGATGATCTATAATTAAATAGGCAAAGCACAAGTACCTAGGGAAAGTATACATGGATAACACCTAGTTACACGTTAGGAACTAGAAatggatacaagaaaatcatgggaGCTAGTCCCATTGAGGACAATCACAGAAGCCGAAAAATAAGTATGGAAGAAGAAACGTCTGAGATCATCCGACCGAGGCTATAACTCCAAGAGAGACGAGTATTTCCAATGCTAGAATGAAATTTAAGCATTTTGAAAAGTTTCATAGTTTAAAGCAGTCTCTCTATACCTGCATGATAAGGTTGGCAAGGCATATAATAAGGCAGACTCAGGCTCTATCTCAGATTTATTTCTTATTGACATCTTTGTTCTGTTCTGTACTTATCtagaagaatgaaaaaaactaattttgttttgtagtCAATCGGTTGTTAAAGTTTGTTAAGGTAAGTGTTTAGTTATTTCATGGATGAAGATTGCCACAAGAATGCCAAATAATAGGTTGTGGCAGCAATGTTATGTAATGATCCaaggaaggcccaagccacatttaGGCCCATGCTCTGAAAGGACTGGTCCAAGTTACAATTGGAGTCCCTTGAAATTCGTTATAAAGGGCTTTGAACGAATCTCATCCACTACCTTCCCATATACAATTGCACAATCCGGGTATTACTATCTGCCCCTTAATTTCCCGACAACCTCCTTGGGCCAAGTCCATTATAGGTTGGCATGGCTCAAGTGTCATACTTCTGGGTAAGATTGATTCTGAAACCATTTGTAATGACCCAATGAAGGCCCACACAACATTTGGGCCCATGCTCCTAAAGGACTAGTCAAAATTACAATTGAAGTCCCTTGGAATTTATTATGAAGGGCTTGAACTTCTCCCTCCTAAGCAATGtataatattcattattgaTGAGTTTCTTGTACGAAACCAGATCATGCTATTGTGCGACCAAAAACTCTATTCGCATCGTGATGATGCTTTCTTTGCCATCCCATGAATTAGCTGATCTTccaaatatattagtatagtcaTGCTTTTCAAATCAATCTCACTACCTACTATTGCTATGCTCTTCTTctgtttaatataaaaaatgttttataaataaGCTGCTGTACTCAAGTATCTAGTTGGACTGAAAATTACTTAACTCATAAAGGgatgttttcttttccaataattttataaatttttgagaaatttctATTTGATGTGCTCATTGTGGAAGAATTTATCTTTCTATTTCCTTTGGATTATCTTCCCACACAATTTTGGTTATCTCAGCTTGGGTTAtcaaa carries:
- the LOC108990824 gene encoding N-acetyl-D-glucosamine kinase-like isoform X1 — encoded protein: MKRHRNGEIWDFEHELPAVAANQCGVDVVLGLDGGTTSTVCVCMPVIPCSHSHFPDPLPVLARAVAGCSNHNSVGETAARETLEQVMADALAKSGLNRTAVRAVCLAVSGVNHPTDQQRIIDWLSDIFPSRVQLYVQNDAVAALASGTMGKLHGCVLIAGTGTIAYGFTEDGREARAAGAGPILGDWGSGYGIAAQALTAIVRAHDGRGPHTMLTSCILQTLDLVSPDELIGWTYADPSWARIAALVPVVVSCAEAGDEVANTILLDSVQELASSVKAVVQRLGLCGEDGKDYFPLVMVGGVLEANKRWDIGKEVMNYISKDYPGVQAIRPTVEPAVGAALLAWSFFMKESKKSS